In Prosthecomicrobium sp. N25, one DNA window encodes the following:
- a CDS encoding cell division protein ZapA yields the protein MAQVNVTISGRVYRMACEDGQEAHLHGLADRLDRTITHLKETFGEIGEQRLIVMAAIMAMDEAGEAKRKVAGLEGEIERLRQSVGDGEARRAEVDRAVADKLDLAAKRIETIAATLVSGRPSN from the coding sequence GTGGCCCAAGTCAACGTCACGATCAGCGGCCGGGTCTACAGGATGGCTTGCGAGGACGGACAGGAGGCCCATCTGCACGGGCTCGCGGACCGGCTGGACCGGACCATCACGCACCTGAAGGAAACCTTCGGCGAAATCGGCGAGCAGCGCCTGATCGTCATGGCCGCCATCATGGCCATGGACGAGGCCGGGGAGGCCAAGCGCAAGGTCGCGGGCCTCGAGGGTGAGATCGAGCGGCTCCGCCAGTCGGTCGGCGATGGCGAGGCCCGGCGCGCTGAGGTCGACCGGGCGGTCGCCGACAAGCTCGACCTCGCGGCGAAGCGCATCGAGACCATCGCGGCCACGCTCGTCTCCGGCCGGCCCTCCAACTGA
- a CDS encoding DUF4164 domain-containing protein: MSGVTTRDPAAPAADAALRRLELALSVLEAAVERRLDEDRSLAGLEDELSRTGEDRSRLAQDLDQERARAGRLEDTNREVSRRLVAAMESIRSVLEANGG; encoded by the coding sequence ATGAGTGGCGTGACGACGAGGGATCCGGCGGCGCCGGCCGCAGACGCGGCGCTGAGGCGGCTCGAACTCGCCCTCTCGGTCCTGGAGGCGGCGGTCGAGCGCAGGCTCGACGAGGACCGGTCCCTGGCCGGCCTCGAGGACGAACTGTCGCGCACCGGCGAGGACCGGTCGCGGCTCGCCCAGGACCTCGACCAGGAGCGGGCGCGGGCCGGACGGCTGGAGGACACCAACCGGGAGGTGTCGCGCCGCCTGGTCGCCGCGATGGAGTCGATCAGGTCGGTCCTGGAGGCGAACGGTGGCTGA
- the gap gene encoding type I glyceraldehyde-3-phosphate dehydrogenase: MAVRVAINGFGRIGRNVLRAIVESGRTDIDVVAINDLGPVETNAHLVRYDSVHGRFPGTVTVSGDTIDVGRGPIKVTAIKDPATLPHKDLGVDIALECTGIFTSREKASAHLAAGAKRVIVSAPADGADMTVVYGVNHEKLTKDHVVISNASCTTNCLAPVAWVLNEAVGIEKGFMTTIHSYTGDQPTLDTMHKDLYRARAAAMSMIPTSTGAAKAVGLVLPELKGKLDGVAIRVPTPNVSVVDLKFVAKRATTVQEINEAIKAAAQGKLKGILGYTTDPNVSIDFNHDPHSSIFHMDQTKVMDGTLVRIMSWYDNEWGFSNRMSDTAVAMGKLL; the protein is encoded by the coding sequence ATGGCGGTTCGCGTTGCCATCAACGGATTTGGTCGGATCGGTCGCAACGTCCTGCGCGCCATCGTCGAGTCCGGCCGCACCGACATCGACGTCGTCGCGATCAACGACCTCGGCCCGGTCGAAACCAACGCGCATCTGGTGCGCTACGACTCGGTGCACGGCCGCTTCCCCGGCACGGTGACGGTGTCCGGAGACACGATCGACGTCGGCCGCGGGCCGATCAAGGTCACCGCCATCAAGGATCCGGCGACCCTGCCGCACAAGGACCTCGGCGTCGACATCGCGCTGGAGTGCACGGGCATCTTCACGTCGCGCGAGAAGGCCTCCGCGCATCTCGCCGCCGGCGCCAAGCGCGTGATCGTCTCCGCCCCGGCGGACGGCGCCGACATGACGGTCGTCTACGGCGTCAACCACGAAAAGCTGACGAAGGACCACGTCGTCATCTCGAACGCGTCCTGCACGACCAACTGCCTCGCCCCGGTCGCCTGGGTGCTGAACGAGGCCGTCGGCATCGAGAAGGGCTTCATGACGACGATCCACTCCTACACGGGCGACCAGCCGACGCTCGACACCATGCACAAGGACCTCTACCGCGCCCGCGCCGCGGCCATGTCCATGATCCCGACCTCGACCGGCGCCGCCAAGGCGGTCGGCCTCGTCCTGCCCGAACTCAAGGGCAAGCTCGACGGCGTGGCGATCCGCGTGCCGACCCCGAACGTCTCCGTGGTCGACCTGAAGTTCGTCGCCAAGCGCGCGACCACGGTCCAGGAGATCAACGAGGCCATCAAGGCCGCCGCCCAGGGCAAGCTCAAGGGCATCCTCGGCTACACGACGGACCCGAACGTCTCGATCGACTTCAACCACGACCCGCACTCGTCGATCTTCCACATGGACCAGACCAAGGTCATGGACGGCACGCTCGTGCGCATCATGTCCTGGTACGACAACGAGTGGGGCTTCTCGAACCGCATGTCGGACACCGCGGTGGCGATGGGCAAGCTGCTCTGA
- a CDS encoding phosphoglycerate kinase, which translates to MSAFKTLDDAAVAGKRVLTRVDLNVPMEGGAVSDDTRIRAVVPTIREIADKGGKVILLAHFGRPKDGPEAKYSLQQIVGDVAARVGRPVAFAPDCVGAVAEAAVAGMKDGDVLLLENTRFHKGEEKNDPAFTAALAKLGDLYVNDAFATAHRAHASTEGLARVLPAYAGRCMQQEIEALESALGKPQRPVLAVVGGAKVSSKIDLLENLVTKVDILVIGGGMANTFLAAQGTDVGKSLCEHDLADTARRIITKARQARCEIVLPVDAVVARAFKAGAESEIVPVDRIPSDAMILDVGPKTVATIANRIDGARTLVWNGPLGAFEIEPFDRATVAAAKHAAGRTKSAGLLTVAGGGDTVAALNHAGVAGDFTYVSTAGGAFLEWLEGKPLPGVEILRK; encoded by the coding sequence ATGAGCGCCTTCAAGACCCTCGACGACGCGGCCGTGGCCGGCAAGCGCGTCCTGACCCGCGTCGACCTGAACGTGCCCATGGAGGGCGGCGCGGTCTCGGACGACACGCGCATCCGGGCGGTCGTGCCGACGATCCGGGAGATCGCCGACAAGGGCGGCAAGGTGATCCTGCTCGCCCATTTCGGCCGCCCCAAGGACGGGCCGGAGGCGAAGTACTCGCTGCAGCAGATCGTCGGCGATGTCGCGGCGCGGGTCGGCCGGCCCGTTGCCTTCGCGCCGGACTGCGTGGGTGCCGTCGCGGAGGCCGCGGTGGCGGGCATGAAGGACGGCGACGTCCTGCTTCTGGAGAACACCCGCTTCCACAAGGGCGAGGAGAAGAACGACCCTGCCTTCACGGCCGCGTTGGCCAAGCTCGGCGACCTCTACGTCAACGACGCCTTCGCGACGGCCCACCGCGCGCATGCCTCCACGGAGGGCCTCGCCCGGGTGCTGCCGGCCTACGCGGGCCGTTGCATGCAGCAGGAGATCGAGGCGCTCGAGTCGGCGCTGGGCAAGCCGCAGCGCCCTGTCCTGGCGGTCGTCGGCGGCGCCAAGGTGTCGTCCAAGATCGACCTCCTGGAGAACCTCGTCACCAAGGTCGACATCCTGGTGATCGGCGGCGGCATGGCCAACACGTTCCTGGCCGCCCAGGGGACGGACGTGGGGAAGTCGCTGTGCGAGCACGACCTCGCCGACACGGCCCGGCGGATCATCACCAAGGCCCGGCAGGCGCGCTGCGAGATCGTGCTGCCGGTCGACGCGGTGGTGGCGCGCGCGTTCAAGGCCGGGGCGGAGAGCGAGATCGTGCCGGTCGACCGGATCCCGTCCGACGCCATGATCCTGGACGTCGGGCCGAAGACGGTCGCCACCATCGCCAACCGGATCGACGGCGCCCGGACACTCGTCTGGAACGGACCGCTCGGGGCCTTCGAAATCGAGCCCTTCGACCGTGCCACCGTGGCGGCGGCGAAACACGCGGCCGGGCGGACGAAGTCGGCGGGCCTCCTGACGGTCGCGGGCGGCGGCGACACGGTCGCGGCGCTGAACCATGCCGGGGTGGCGGGCGACTTCACCTACGTGTCGACCGCGGGCGGCGCCTTCCTGGAGTGGCTGGAGGGCAAGCCGCTGCCGGGCGTCGAGATCCTGCGCAAGTGA
- a CDS encoding thiamine phosphate synthase, giving the protein MSRLYLVTPAAIDLATFPALLDEALGAVPVASLLVAPLGLSDMALQRVAEVLTPIGQRHDAAVLVRNDTRAAGRAKADGVHVDGSLAELKQAVEAFRPRSIVGAGGLKTRHDAMAAAETGADYVFFGMIDRPEDPEAHPKSLELAGWWMPLFETPCVCLAGADLASVAEVARTGADFVGLRDAVWAHEAGPAAALVEAARLIEAHTPERLA; this is encoded by the coding sequence TTGTCCCGCCTGTACCTGGTGACGCCCGCCGCGATCGACCTCGCGACATTCCCGGCCCTGCTCGACGAGGCGCTCGGCGCCGTGCCGGTGGCTTCGCTGCTCGTGGCGCCGCTCGGCCTCTCCGACATGGCGCTGCAACGGGTCGCCGAGGTGCTGACCCCGATCGGCCAGCGCCACGACGCCGCCGTGCTCGTCCGCAACGACACCCGCGCGGCGGGCCGGGCCAAGGCCGACGGCGTCCATGTGGACGGCTCGCTCGCCGAACTGAAGCAGGCGGTCGAGGCTTTCCGGCCGCGCAGCATCGTCGGCGCCGGCGGCCTGAAGACACGCCACGACGCCATGGCGGCGGCGGAGACCGGGGCCGACTACGTCTTCTTCGGCATGATCGATCGCCCCGAGGATCCGGAGGCCCATCCGAAGTCGCTGGAACTCGCCGGGTGGTGGATGCCGCTGTTCGAGACGCCCTGCGTCTGCCTGGCCGGCGCCGACCTCGCCTCGGTGGCGGAGGTCGCCCGCACGGGGGCGGACTTCGTGGGGTTGCGGGACGCGGTCTGGGCGCATGAGGCCGGGCCCGCCGCCGCGCTCGTCGAGGCGGCGCGGCTGATCGAGGCCCACACGCCGGAGCGGCTCGCGTGA
- a CDS encoding tetratricopeptide repeat protein: protein MRPGPAPLRTARASALAAGLAVLAGVSAAVAVEPAGRSDPAAVPAMRGFEGPGLSVDPATVPVEPVAPEDMSGPDAMFSAYQRGLYLLTFDLATRLAGTGDPAAMTMLGHLLENGTGMAMDLPKAAEWYRLAAERGDREAMTALGLMAATGRGVAKDKRQAAEWFEKAAAKDQAVALYNLALLVLEGDAVRRDPPRAAALLERAAKLGNVEAQYGLAVMLKEGDGIPADLMAAARWMGDAARARNTDAEIEYAIMLANGRGVARDLPLALKYFLRAAWKGNPIAQNRLARLHATGLAGKVDLIEAAKWHYLARARGLSDFWLDGVLSGLSDGEVKLAHRMADRFRAGETDAAPGALSPVPAAVQLPLVPEPNMLRPVLGRPLPLPAPAAAALPAEPTPEAPPGTPRTAEPAAAALPPPPAPRPVQPGSAAPAVQPEALPLPRPAPRPPVAAAEPVPPQPAPAVAAPPPAGSSDSAPPAPLPPPPIPALPAPAPPKSP, encoded by the coding sequence GTGAGGCCGGGTCCGGCACCGCTCCGCACGGCCCGCGCCTCGGCCCTCGCGGCCGGGCTGGCTGTCCTCGCGGGCGTGAGCGCGGCCGTCGCGGTCGAGCCGGCCGGGCGCTCCGATCCGGCCGCCGTGCCGGCGATGCGCGGATTCGAGGGGCCGGGGCTTTCGGTCGACCCGGCGACGGTTCCCGTCGAGCCGGTCGCGCCGGAGGACATGAGCGGGCCGGACGCCATGTTCTCCGCCTACCAGCGCGGCCTCTACCTACTCACCTTCGACCTCGCCACCCGTCTCGCCGGCACGGGCGATCCGGCCGCCATGACCATGCTCGGCCACCTGCTCGAGAATGGCACCGGCATGGCGATGGACCTGCCGAAGGCGGCGGAGTGGTACCGGCTCGCGGCCGAGCGCGGCGACCGGGAGGCGATGACGGCCCTCGGGCTGATGGCCGCGACCGGGCGCGGCGTGGCGAAGGACAAACGCCAGGCCGCCGAGTGGTTCGAGAAGGCTGCCGCCAAGGACCAGGCCGTCGCGCTCTACAACCTCGCGCTGCTGGTGCTGGAGGGCGATGCCGTCCGCCGCGACCCGCCGCGCGCCGCCGCCCTTCTCGAGCGCGCCGCCAAGCTCGGCAACGTGGAGGCGCAGTACGGCCTCGCCGTGATGCTGAAGGAGGGGGACGGCATCCCCGCAGACCTGATGGCCGCCGCCCGCTGGATGGGCGACGCGGCGCGGGCGCGCAACACGGACGCGGAGATCGAATACGCCATCATGCTGGCCAACGGGCGCGGCGTGGCCCGCGACCTGCCGCTCGCGCTCAAGTATTTCCTGCGCGCCGCCTGGAAGGGCAACCCGATCGCGCAGAACCGGCTCGCCCGCCTGCACGCCACCGGGCTCGCCGGCAAGGTCGACCTGATCGAGGCCGCCAAGTGGCACTACCTGGCGCGCGCCCGCGGCCTCTCCGACTTTTGGCTCGACGGCGTCCTGTCGGGCCTGTCGGACGGCGAGGTGAAGCTTGCCCATCGCATGGCCGACCGGTTCCGGGCCGGCGAGACGGACGCGGCCCCGGGGGCACTGTCGCCGGTTCCGGCGGCTGTCCAGCTGCCGCTGGTGCCCGAGCCCAACATGCTGCGCCCCGTCCTGGGCCGGCCGCTCCCGCTGCCGGCGCCCGCCGCCGCGGCGCTCCCCGCCGAGCCGACCCCCGAGGCGCCCCCCGGGACGCCGCGGACCGCCGAACCGGCCGCGGCCGCCCTGCCGCCGCCGCCGGCGCCCCGGCCCGTCCAGCCGGGAAGCGCGGCCCCGGCGGTCCAGCCCGAAGCCCTGCCGCTGCCGCGTCCCGCCCCGCGCCCGCCGGTGGCGGCCGCCGAGCCGGTCCCGCCCCAGCCGGCGCCCGCCGTGGCGGCCCCACCCCCGGCGGGGTCTTCCGATTCCGCGCCGCCCGCCCCCCTGCCGCCGCCGCCGATCCCCGCCCTGCCGGCGCCCGCGCCGCCGAAATCTCCTTGA
- a CDS encoding inositol monophosphatase family protein has translation MARSALLNVMVEAVRKAGRSLARDFGEVENLQVSIKGPGDFVSAADRKSEEILQQELARARPGFGFLMEEGGTIEGTDGQHRWLIDPLDGTTNFLHGIPVFAISVALERQGTIVAGVVYNPVMDELYVAERGGGAFVNDRRLRVSRRANLHDCVIGTGVPTLGRPNHPAYLKELEAVMAETAGVRRVGAAAIDLCWVAAGRFDGFFEHDLNPWDVAAGMLIIREAGGFVSDFDGRDKIFETGGIVAGNEDVHRRLLAILKNAR, from the coding sequence ATGGCACGTTCCGCGCTCCTCAACGTCATGGTCGAGGCCGTCCGCAAGGCCGGGCGCTCGCTCGCCCGCGATTTCGGCGAGGTCGAGAACCTCCAGGTGTCGATCAAGGGCCCGGGCGACTTCGTCTCCGCCGCCGACCGCAAGTCGGAGGAGATCCTGCAGCAGGAGTTGGCCCGCGCCCGGCCCGGCTTCGGATTCCTGATGGAGGAGGGCGGCACCATCGAGGGCACGGACGGCCAGCACCGCTGGCTGATCGACCCGCTCGACGGCACCACCAACTTCCTGCACGGCATCCCGGTCTTCGCCATCTCGGTCGCCCTGGAGCGGCAGGGCACGATCGTGGCTGGGGTCGTCTACAACCCGGTCATGGACGAGCTCTACGTCGCCGAGCGCGGCGGCGGCGCCTTCGTCAACGACCGCCGCCTGCGGGTCTCCCGCCGGGCCAACCTGCACGACTGCGTCATCGGCACCGGCGTGCCCACCCTCGGCCGCCCGAACCATCCGGCCTACCTTAAGGAACTCGAGGCCGTGATGGCCGAAACCGCCGGCGTCCGGCGGGTCGGCGCCGCCGCCATCGACCTCTGCTGGGTGGCGGCGGGTCGCTTCGACGGCTTCTTCGAGCACGACCTCAACCCGTGGGACGTGGCGGCCGGCATGCTGATCATCCGCGAGGCGGGCGGCTTCGTCTCCGACTTCGACGGACGGGACAAGATCTTCGAGACCGGTGGCATCGTGGCCGGCAACGAGGACGTCCACCGTCGCCTGCTGGCGATCCTCAAGAACGCGCGCTGA
- a CDS encoding flagellar motor protein MotA has product MARDFDPHRLSSPQVFLWRMIIFLVIASFVVVILYRQILVAFMANPGLNGLIVGVLTLGSLLAIRQVIRLFPEVRWVNSFRIADPGVEVKVQPRLLGPMAALLRDRSGKVEISPDIMRSILDSISMRLDETRDITRYIGGLLVFLGLLGTFWGLTETVSSVGRTIQNLSVGASDLGVIFEDLKTGLAAPLGGMGTAFSSSLFGLSGSLVIGFLDLQASQAQNRFYTQLEDWLSNVTQLDIRSDLAREGPLGTVESLRVAIERLNRTVQETGSNRTATTAMVNLAEGIQGLVTHMRTEQQMIRAWVEEQTEEARTMRQVLMRLSDPADLPDSWRRTAEAAAREETTEFVPQRPVRHPADRTEAASGPGRPLGE; this is encoded by the coding sequence ATGGCGCGCGATTTCGATCCTCATCGGCTCTCGAGCCCGCAGGTTTTCCTCTGGCGCATGATCATCTTCCTGGTCATCGCCTCCTTCGTGGTCGTCATCCTCTACCGCCAGATCCTCGTCGCCTTCATGGCGAACCCGGGCCTCAACGGCCTGATCGTCGGGGTGCTGACGCTCGGCTCGCTGCTCGCCATCCGGCAGGTGATCCGTCTCTTTCCCGAGGTCCGCTGGGTCAATTCCTTCCGCATCGCCGACCCGGGGGTCGAGGTGAAGGTGCAGCCGCGCCTCCTCGGGCCGATGGCGGCGCTGCTTCGCGACCGCTCGGGCAAGGTCGAGATCAGCCCGGACATCATGCGCTCGATCCTCGATTCGATCTCGATGCGCCTCGACGAGACCCGCGACATCACCCGCTACATCGGCGGCCTTCTCGTCTTCCTCGGCCTCCTCGGCACCTTCTGGGGCCTGACAGAGACGGTCTCGTCGGTCGGCCGCACGATCCAGAACCTGTCCGTCGGCGCCTCCGACCTCGGCGTCATCTTCGAGGACCTGAAGACCGGCCTCGCCGCGCCGCTTGGCGGCATGGGGACGGCCTTCTCGTCCTCGCTCTTCGGCCTGTCCGGCTCGCTCGTGATCGGCTTCCTGGACCTGCAGGCGAGCCAGGCGCAGAACCGCTTCTATACCCAGCTCGAGGACTGGCTCTCCAACGTGACCCAGCTCGACATCCGCAGCGATCTCGCCCGCGAGGGTCCGCTCGGCACCGTGGAGAGCCTCAGGGTCGCCATCGAGCGGCTGAACCGCACCGTCCAGGAGACCGGCTCGAACCGGACCGCGACCACCGCCATGGTCAACCTCGCGGAAGGCATCCAGGGCCTCGTCACCCACATGCGCACCGAGCAGCAGATGATCCGCGCCTGGGTCGAGGAGCAGACCGAGGAGGCCCGCACCATGCGGCAGGTGCTGATGCGTCTCTCCGACCCGGCCGACCTGCCGGACTCCTGGCGGCGCACCGCCGAGGCGGCCGCGCGGGAGGAGACGACCGAGTTCGTGCCCCAGCGGCCCGTCCGTCACCCCGCGGACCGGACCGAGGCGGCGTCCGGGCCCGGCCGGCCGCTCGGGGAATAG
- a CDS encoding peptidoglycan -binding protein, translating to MPAARARRRESRIDYWPGFVDAMATLLLVIIFLLTVFMLSQFFLTREISGKDTALQKLNAQVAELTELLALERTGKRELEDQLDTVRSGLALLELEKQKLLGQVDEKAGAATSASGTVQALTGKLDEEKQISNRALSQVELLNQQIAALRRQIAALESALDVSETRDRESQNKIADLGKRLNVALAQRVQELQRYRSDFFGRLREILGNRSDIRVVGDRFVFQSEVLFQAGQETINDAGRADLDKLASAILELDRQIPPEVNWTLRVDGHTDIRPTSGASRFRSNWELSAARAISVVRYLIDRGVSPKRLVAAGFGEFQPIEEGATEDAYAKNRRIEIRMTDR from the coding sequence ATGCCGGCCGCGCGCGCCCGCCGGCGGGAAAGCCGCATCGACTACTGGCCCGGCTTCGTCGACGCGATGGCGACGCTGCTGCTGGTAATCATCTTCCTGCTGACCGTCTTCATGCTCTCGCAGTTCTTCCTGACCCGCGAGATCAGCGGCAAGGACACGGCGCTCCAGAAGCTGAACGCGCAGGTCGCCGAGCTGACCGAGCTCCTCGCCCTGGAGCGAACGGGCAAGCGGGAGCTCGAGGATCAGCTCGACACGGTGCGCTCCGGGCTGGCGCTGCTTGAGCTCGAGAAGCAGAAGCTGCTGGGCCAGGTCGACGAGAAGGCCGGGGCGGCCACCTCGGCGAGCGGCACCGTCCAGGCGCTGACCGGCAAGCTCGACGAGGAGAAGCAGATCTCCAACCGGGCGCTCAGCCAGGTCGAGCTCCTGAACCAGCAGATCGCCGCGCTCCGTCGCCAGATCGCCGCCCTCGAATCCGCCCTCGACGTCTCCGAGACCCGCGACCGAGAGAGCCAGAACAAGATCGCCGACCTCGGCAAGCGCCTGAACGTCGCCCTCGCGCAGCGCGTCCAGGAGTTGCAGCGCTACAGGTCCGACTTCTTCGGCCGCCTGCGCGAGATCCTGGGCAACCGGTCGGACATCCGGGTGGTCGGCGACCGCTTCGTCTTCCAGTCCGAGGTGCTGTTCCAGGCCGGCCAGGAAACCATCAACGACGCCGGCCGCGCCGACCTCGACAAGCTCGCCTCCGCGATCCTGGAGCTCGATCGGCAGATCCCGCCGGAGGTCAACTGGACACTCCGGGTCGACGGGCATACCGACATCCGCCCGACCTCCGGCGCCAGCCGATTCCGCTCCAACTGGGAACTCTCCGCCGCCCGCGCCATTTCGGTGGTGCGCTACCTCATCGACCGGGGCGTCTCCCCGAAGCGGCTCGTGGCAGCCGGCTTCGGCGAGTTCCAACCCATCGAGGAGGGCGCGACCGAGGATGCCTACGCCAAGAACCGCCGGATCGAGATCCGGATGACGGACCGCTGA
- a CDS encoding GNAT family N-acetyltransferase, giving the protein MDPSLTLREILPFGTGHMPEIVDLWVETWSKTLPAIDFEARRGWFVDHLVAARDDGQAIRVAFTQTGDAAGFLMIDPATGYLDQIAVGSRWWGKGIAEALLEEARRLCPDRIELDVNQDNPRAVAFYRRNGFVEIGEGVNPRSGLATLKLEWRASMPAALKA; this is encoded by the coding sequence ATGGACCCGAGCCTCACCCTGCGCGAAATCCTGCCCTTCGGGACGGGGCACATGCCGGAGATCGTCGACCTCTGGGTCGAGACCTGGAGCAAGACCCTGCCCGCCATCGACTTCGAGGCGCGGCGGGGCTGGTTCGTCGACCATCTGGTCGCCGCGCGCGACGACGGGCAGGCGATCCGGGTCGCCTTCACGCAGACCGGCGACGCCGCCGGATTCCTGATGATCGACCCCGCGACCGGCTATCTCGACCAGATCGCGGTCGGCTCCCGCTGGTGGGGAAAGGGCATCGCGGAGGCGCTGCTCGAAGAGGCCCGCCGGCTCTGCCCGGACCGCATCGAGCTCGACGTCAACCAGGACAACCCGCGCGCCGTCGCCTTCTACCGCCGTAACGGCTTCGTCGAGATCGGCGAGGGCGTGAACCCGCGCTCCGGCCTCGCCACGCTCAAGCTCGAGTGGCGCGCCTCAATGCCCGCCGCCCTCAAGGCATGA
- a CDS encoding GNAT family N-acetyltransferase, with protein MTAALVRPFARDDLEPSMDIWAAAWTAALPDRDMASSLPAWRTQFIQELLPARTVLAGTVGGRLAGFAVVDLKRGWLDMLCVDPAVHGAGLGRLLLDTACALAEDDLRFRVLKDNESAIGFYEHLGCERESEGTAPVSGWACWHYVRRRAPRA; from the coding sequence ATGACCGCCGCCCTCGTCCGGCCTTTCGCCCGCGACGACCTGGAGCCGTCGATGGACATCTGGGCCGCTGCCTGGACGGCGGCGCTGCCGGATCGCGACATGGCCTCGAGCCTGCCGGCCTGGCGCACGCAGTTCATTCAGGAGCTGCTGCCGGCCCGCACGGTCCTGGCCGGCACGGTCGGGGGCCGGCTGGCCGGCTTCGCGGTCGTCGACCTCAAACGCGGGTGGCTCGACATGCTCTGCGTCGACCCCGCGGTTCACGGCGCGGGACTCGGCCGGCTCCTCCTCGACACCGCCTGCGCGCTCGCCGAAGACGACCTGCGTTTCCGGGTGCTGAAGGACAACGAGAGCGCCATCGGCTTCTACGAGCACCTCGGCTGCGAACGGGAATCGGAGGGCACCGCCCCGGTCTCGGGCTGGGCCTGCTGGCACTATGTCCGGCGCCGGGCGCCGCGCGCCTGA
- a CDS encoding YebC/PmpR family DNA-binding transcriptional regulator, whose translation MAGHSQFKNIMHRKGKQDAVRSKLFSKLAREITVAAKDGVPDPTMNSKLRLAIQNARAENMPKDNIERAIKKAAGAEGESYENVRYEGYGPGGVAVIVETLTDNRNRTGGAVRAAFTKHGGALGETGSVSFSFDHVGEIVYPAAVGSADAVLEAAIEAGADDVQSDEETHTILCGFEAMGEVSKALETTLGPAKSVKAIWKPQNTIPVDEEKAQTLMKLVGQLEDDDDVQNVYSNFDVSEEVLAKLTAA comes from the coding sequence ATGGCCGGGCATTCACAGTTCAAGAACATCATGCACCGGAAGGGCAAGCAGGACGCGGTGCGCTCCAAGCTCTTCTCCAAGCTCGCGCGCGAAATCACGGTCGCGGCGAAGGACGGTGTGCCCGATCCCACCATGAATTCCAAGCTGCGGCTCGCGATCCAGAATGCGCGCGCCGAGAACATGCCGAAGGACAACATCGAGCGCGCCATCAAGAAGGCGGCGGGTGCGGAGGGCGAGAGCTACGAGAACGTCCGCTACGAGGGCTACGGCCCGGGCGGCGTGGCCGTCATCGTCGAGACCCTGACCGACAACCGCAACCGCACCGGCGGCGCGGTGCGGGCCGCCTTCACCAAGCACGGCGGCGCCCTCGGCGAGACCGGCTCGGTCTCCTTCTCGTTCGACCATGTCGGCGAGATCGTCTACCCGGCGGCGGTCGGCTCCGCGGACGCGGTGCTCGAGGCGGCCATCGAGGCGGGCGCGGACGACGTGCAGTCCGACGAGGAGACGCACACCATCCTGTGCGGCTTCGAAGCCATGGGCGAGGTCTCCAAGGCGCTGGAGACGACCCTCGGTCCGGCCAAGTCCGTCAAGGCGATCTGGAAGCCGCAGAACACGATTCCGGTCGACGAGGAGAAGGCCCAGACGCTCATGAAGCTGGTCGGCCAGCTCGAGGACGACGACGACGTGCAGAACGTCTACTCGAACTTCGACGTGTCGGAAGAGGTCCTGGCCAAGCTGACGGCGGCGTGA